One part of the Salmo salar chromosome ssa10, Ssal_v3.1, whole genome shotgun sequence genome encodes these proteins:
- the LOC123724557 gene encoding protein piccolo-like, whose product MALSDLPDAESTWSNGTPGPPMMKSQPLPSIVSTPVALQKENVTPAASQKPTPAPAKPQKEEIPVPAAGQKEITTPSVPQETPIPAGTPAPNADKKEETPPLGSTQNKQASPAVAEKENEEPRIVQKPVDQPIPATPKTSGAVATVQQQEKQTPATKASQQVQPQQAPMPDLETAPLKEPMTPASEKEKKNLAPGSPQKEVFPAVASQQDKTPVDKSTPTPVQHPPHQETPQQQEQQPQPLAGTPKGEPGKPQQQLPKGGASHAKSVPPPQAQPTKQESGGFFGFGGAKSQPAQSKPEDSVSGKMLGFGSSIFSSASTLITSAVQDEHRTTPPASPKVSMTPALVKETPAPGSSQKKEVSPTVVCQQDQKSVDKPTPTVVQQPPQQKTLQQQGQPPQPSAEAAKSEPDISIIEAAKAADTQNPASPVPAQKAPLENRRTSEPHKPPQQPIPGRRESSAFPATKQPPKQESGGLFGFGGPKSQSASSKPEESVSGKMFGFGSSIFSSASTLITSVVQDEPRTTPPASPKISALAQTSPKMPPANETKLPAAQKAEEKKAAQPQKANIPPSVHAKVDKPPSEPPMGAASSQPAPKAGQSTCPLCKVELNKGSKDPPNYNTCTECKNTVCNLCGFNPMPHETVKEWLCLTCQMQRALGAMEPPGPPMMKSQPLPSIVSTPVALQKENVTPAASQKPTPAPAKPQKEEIPVPAAGQKEITTPSVPQETPIPAGTPAPNADKKEETPPLGSTQNKQASPAVAEKENEEPRIVQKPVDQPIPATPKTSGAVATVQQQEKQTPATKASQQVQPQQAPMPDLETAPLKEPMTPASEKEKKNLAPGSPQKEVFPAVASQQDKTPVDKSTPTPVQHPPHQETPQQQEQQPQPLAGTPKGEPGKPQQQLPKGGASHAKSVPPPQAQPTKQESGGFFGFGGAKSQPAQSKPEDSVSGKMLGFGSSIFSSASTLITSAVQDEHRTTPPASPKVSMTPALVKETPAPGSSQKKEVSPTVVCQQDQKSVDKPTPTVVQQPPQQKTLQQQGQPPQPSAEAAKSEPDISIIEAAKAADTQNPASPVPAQKAPLENRRTSEPHKPPQQPIPGRRGDCSGRAPHHTASFPKISALAQTSPKMPPANETKLPAAQKAEEKKAAQPQKANIPPSVHAKVDKPPSAPPKGAASSQPAPKAGQSTCPLCKVELNKGSKDPPNYNTCTECKNTVCNLCGFNPMPHETVKEWLCLTCQMQRALGAMEPPGPPMMKSQPLPSIVSTPVALQKENVTPAASQKPTPAPAKPQKEEIPVPAAGQKEITTPSVPQETPIPAGTPAPNADKKEETPPLGSTQNKQASPAVAEKENEEPRIVQKPVDQPIPATPKTSGAVATVQQQEKQTPATKASQQVQPQQAPMPDLETAPLKEPMTPASEKEKKNLAPGSPQKEVFPAVASQQDKTPVDKSTPTPVQHPPHQETPQQQEQQPQPLAGTPKGEPGKPQQQLPKGGASHAKSVPPPQAQPTKQESGGFFGFGGAKSQPAQSKPEDSVSGKMLGFGSSIFSSASTLITSAVQDEHRTTPPASPKVSMTPALVKETPAPGSSQKKEVSPTVVCQQDQTSVDKPTPTVVQQPPQQKTLQQQGQPPQPSAEAAKSEPDISIIEAAKAADTQNPASPVPAQKAPLENRRTSEPHKPPQQPIPGRRESSAFPATKQPPKQESGGLFGFGGPKSQSASSKPEESVSGKMFGFGSSIFSSASTLITSVVQDEPRTTPPASPKISALAQTSPKMPPANETKLPAAQKAEEKKAAQPQKANIPPSVHAKVDKPPSAPPKGAASSQPAPKAGQSTCPLCKVELNKGSKDPPNYNTCTECKNTVCNLCGFNPMPHETVKEWLCLTCQMQRALGAMEPQDLP is encoded by the exons ATGGCTCTGTCTGACCTGCCAGATGCAGAGAGCACTTGGAGCAATGGAACCCCAGGACCTCCCATGATGAAATCCCAACCCTTGCCCAGCATAGTCTCTACACCTGTTGCACTTCAAAAGGAGAATGTCACACCTGCTGCATCTCAAAAGCCGACCCCAGCTCCAGCTAAACCCCAGAAGGAGGAGATCCCTGTACCTGCGGCTGGCCAAAAAGAGATCACTACACCCAGTGTGCCTCAGGAGACACCAATTCCCGCTGGTACCCCAGCACCAAATGCAGACAAAAAGGAGGAGACCCCACCACTAGGATCCACACAAAATAAACAGGCTTCACCTGCTGTGGCTGAGAAGGAGAATGAAGAACCTAGAATTGTACAGAAACCAGTGGACCAACCAATTCCAGCCACACCCAAAACCAGTGGAGCTGTTGCAACTGTACAGCAGCAAGAAAAGCAAACTCCTGCTACAAAGGCATCACAACAAGTACAGCCCCAGCAAGCTCCAATGCCAGACCTCGAAACTGCTCCCCTAAAGGAGCCAATGACTCCTGCttcagagaaagagaagaagaaccTAGCACCAGGGTCACCACAGAAGGAGGTATTTCCGGCAGTGGCTTCACAGCAGGACAAAACGCCAGTGGACAAATCAACTCCAACCCCTGTCCAACATCCTCCACACCAAGAGACTCCACAACAACAAGAGCAACAACCTCAGCCTCTAGCAGGGACACCGAAAGGAGAGCCCGGGAAGCCTCAACAACAGCTTCCAAAAGGTGGAGCCTCTCATGCAAaatctgtaccaccaccacaggcCCAGCCCACCAAGCAGGAGTCAGGAGGCTTCTTTGGCTTTGGTGGTGCTAAATCTCAGCCTGCTCAGTCAAAGCCTGAAGACTCAGTGTCTGGGAAGATGCTTGGCTTTGGCTCCTCTATCTTCAGCTCGGCATCCACTTTGATCACCTCAGCTGTTCAGGATGAGCACCGCACCACACCTCCAGCTTCCCCCAAGGTGTCTATGACTCCTGCTTTAGTGAAAGAGACCCCAGCACCAGGCTCGTCACAGAAGAAGGAGGTATCCCCGACAGTGGTTTGCCAGCAGGACCAGAAGTCAGTGGACAAACCGACtccaacagtagtccaacaaccTCCACAACAGAAGACTCTACAACAACAAGGACAGCCTCCGCAGCCCTCAGCAGAGGCTGCAAAATCAGAGCCTGATATATCAATAATTGAAGCTGCTAAAGCAGCAGACACTCAAAATCCGGCAAGCCCAGTGCCTGCTCAGAAGGCTCCACTGGAGAACCGGAGAACATCAGAACCTCATAAACCACCACAGCAGCCCATCCCTGGGCGTAGGGAGAGTAGTGCCTTCCCAGCCACAAAGCAACCCcccaagcaggaatcaggaggcttATTTGGCTTTGGAGGTCCCAAATCTCAGTCTGCCTCCTCAAAGCCCGAAGAGTCAGTGTCTGGGAAGATGTTTGGCTTTGGCTCTTCCATTTTCAGCTCTGCCTCCACTTTGATAACCTCAGTTGTTCAGGACGAGCCCCGCACCACACCGCCAGCTTCCCCCAAGATATCTGCACTGGCCCAGACCTCTCCCAAGATGCCTCCTGCAAACGAGACAAAACTACCTGCTGCTCAGAAAGCAGAGGAGAAGAAAGCAGCGCAACCCCAGAAGGCCAATATCCCCCCATCAGTACATGCCAAAGTGGACAAACCCCCATCAGAGCCTCCAATGGGAGCAGCATCCTCCCAACCAGCTCCCAAAGCAGGCCAATCTACCTGTCCACTCTGCAAGGTGGAACTCAACAAGGGCTCCAAGGACCCTCCCAactacaacacctgcacagaatgCAAGAACACTGTCTGCAACCTCTGTGGATTTAACCCCATGCCACATGAAACT GTAAAGGAATGGCTCTGTCTGACCTGCCAGATGCAGAGAGCACTTGGAGCAATGGAACCCCCAGGACCTCCCATGATGAAATCCCAACCCTTGCCCAGCATAGTCTCTACACCTGTTGCACTTCAAAAGGAGAATGTCACACCTGCTGCATCTCAAAAGCCGACCCCAGCTCCAGCTAAACCCCAGAAGGAGGAGATCCCTGTACCTGCGGCTGGCCAAAAAGAGATCACTACACCCAGTGTGCCTCAGGAGACACCAATTCCCGCTGGTACCCCAGCACCAAATGCAGACAAAAAGGAGGAGACCCCACCACTAGGATCCACACAAAATAAACAGGCTTCACCTGCTGTGGCTGAGAAGGAGAATGAAGAACCTAGAATTGTACAGAAACCAGTGGACCAACCAATTCCAGCCACACCCAAAACCAGTGGAGCTGTTGCAACTGTACAGCAGCAAGAAAAGCAAACTCCTGCTACAAAGGCATCACAACAAGTACAGCCCCAGCAAGCTCCAATGCCAGACCTCGAAACTGCTCCCCTAAAGGAGCCAATGACTCCTGCttcagagaaagagaagaagaaccTAGCACCAGGGTCACCACAGAAGGAGGTATTTCCGGCAGTGGCTTCACAGCAGGACAAAACGCCAGTGGACAAATCAACTCCAACCCCTGTCCAACATCCTCCACACCAAGAGACTCCACAACAACAAGAGCAACAACCTCAGCCTCTAGCAGGGACACCGAAAGGAGAGCCCGGGAAGCCTCAACAACAGCTTCCAAAAGGTGGAGCCTCTCATGCAAaatctgtaccaccaccacaggcCCAGCCCACCAAGCAGGAGTCAGGAGGCTTCTTTGGCTTTGGTGGTGCTAAATCTCAGCCTGCTCAGTCAAAGCCTGAAGACTCAGTGTCTGGGAAGATGCTTGGCTTTGGCTCCTCTATCTTCAGCTCGGCATCCACTTTGATCACCTCAGCTGTTCAGGATGAGCACCGCACCACACCTCCAGCTTCCCCCAAGGTGTCTATGACTCCTGCTTTAGTGAAAGAGACCCCAGCACCAGGCTCGTCACAGAAGAAGGAGGTATCCCCGACAGTGGTTTGCCAGCAGGACCAGAAGTCAGTGGACAAACCGACtccaacagtagtccaacaaccTCCACAACAGAAGACTCTACAACAACAAGGACAGCCTCCGCAGCCCTCAGCAGAGGCTGCAAAATCAGAGCCTGATATATCAATAATTGAAGCTGCTAAAGCAGCAGACACTCAAAATCCGGCAAGCCCAGTGCCTGCTCAGAAGGCTCCACTGGAGAACCGGAGAACATCAGAACCTCATAAACCACCACAGCAGCCCATCCCTGGGCGTAGGGGAGA TTGTTCAGGACGAGCCCCGCACCACACCGCCAGCTTCCCCAAGATATCTGCACTGGCCCAGACCTCTCCCAAGATGCCTCCTGCAAACGAGACAAAACTACCTGCTGCTCAGAAAGCAGAGGAGAAGAAAGCAGCGCAACCCCAGAAGGCCAATATCCCCCCATCAGTACATGCCAAAGTGGACAAACCCCCATCAGCGCCTCCAAAGGGAGCAGCATCCTCCCAACCAGCTCCCAAAGCAGGCCAATCTACCTGTCCACTCTGCAAGGTGGAACTCAACAAGGGCTCCAAGGACCCTCCCAactacaacacctgcacagaatgCAAGAACACTGTCTGCAACCTCTGTGGATTTAACCCCATGCCACATGAAACT GTAAAGGAATGGCTCTGTCTGACCTGCCAGATGCAGAGAGCACTTGGAGCAATGGAACCCCCAGGACCTCCCATGATGAAATCCCAACCCTTGCCCAGCATAGTCTCTACACCTGTTGCACTTCAAAAGGAGAATGTCACACCTGCTGCATCTCAAAAGCCGACCCCAGCTCCAGCTAAACCCCAGAAGGAGGAGATCCCTGTACCTGCGGCTGGCCAAAAAGAGATCACTACACCCAGTGTGCCTCAGGAGACACCAATTCCCGCTGGTACCCCAGCACCAAATGCAGACAAAAAGGAGGAGACCCCACCACTAGGATCCACACAAAATAAACAGGCTTCACCTGCTGTGGCTGAGAAGGAGAATGAAGAACCTAGAATTGTACAGAAACCAGTGGACCAACCAATTCCAGCCACACCCAAAACCAGTGGAGCTGTTGCAACTGTACAGCAGCAAGAAAAGCAAACTCCTGCTACAAAGGCATCACAACAAGTACAGCCCCAGCAAGCTCCAATGCCAGACCTCGAAACTGCTCCCCTAAAGGAGCCAATGACTCCTGCttcagagaaagagaagaagaaccTAGCACCAGGGTCACCACAGAAGGAGGTATTTCCGGCAGTGGCTTCACAGCAGGACAAAACGCCAGTGGACAAATCAACTCCAACCCCTGTCCAACATCCTCCACACCAAGAGACTCCACAACAACAAGAGCAACAACCTCAGCCTCTAGCAGGGACACCGAAAGGAGAGCCCGGGAAGCCTCAACAACAGCTTCCAAAAGGTGGAGCCTCTCATGCAAaatctgtaccaccaccacaggcCCAGCCCACCAAGCAGGAGTCAGGAGGCTTCTTTGGCTTTGGTGGTGCTAAATCTCAGCCTGCTCAGTCAAAGCCTGAAGACTCAGTGTCTGGGAAGATGCTTGGCTTTGGCTCCTCTATCTTCAGCTCGGCATCCACTTTGATCACCTCAGCTGTTCAGGATGAGCACCGCACCACACCTCCAGCTTCCCCCAAGGTGTCTATGACTCCTGCTTTAGTGAAAGAGACCCCAGCACCAGGCTCGTCACAGAAGAAGGAGGTATCCCCGACAGTGGTTTGCCAGCAGGACCAGACGTCAGTGGACAAACCGACtccaacagtagtccaacaaccTCCACAACAGAAGACTCTACAACAACAAGGACAGCCTCCGCAGCCCTCAGCAGAGGCTGCAAAATCAGAGCCTGATATATCAATAATTGAAGCTGCTAAAGCAGCAGACACTCAAAATCCGGCAAGCCCAGTGCCTGCTCAGAAGGCTCCACTGGAGAACCGGAGAACATCAGAACCTCATAAACCACCACAGCAGCCCATCCCTGGGCGTAGGGAGAGTAGTGCCTTCCCAGCCACAAAGCAACCCcccaagcaggaatcaggaggcttATTTGGCTTTGGAGGTCCCAAATCTCAGTCTGCCTCCTCAAAGCCCGAAGAGTCAGTGTCTGGGAAGATGTTTGGCTTTGGCTCTTCCATTTTCAGCTCTGCCTCCACTTTGATAACCTCAGTTGTTCAGGACGAGCCCCGCACCACACCGCCAGCTTCCCCCAAGATATCTGCACTGGCCCAGACCTCTCCCAAGATGCCTCCTGCAAACGAGACAAAACTACCTGCTGCTCAGAAAGCAGAGGAGAAGAAAGCAGCGCAACCCCAGAAGGCCAATATCCCCCCATCAGTACATGCCAAAGTGGACAAACCCCCATCAGCGCCTCCAAAGGGAGCAGCATCCTCCCAACCAGCTCCCAAAGCAGGCCAATCTACCTGTCCACTCTGCAAGGTGGAACTCAACAAGGGCTCCAAGGACCCTCCCAactacaacacctgcacagaatgCAAGAACACTGTCTGCAACCTCTGTGGATTTAACCCCATGCCACATGAAACT GTAAAGGAATGGCTCTGTCTGACCTGCCAGATGCAGAGAGCACTTGGAGCAATGGAACCCCAGGACCTCCCATGA